The DNA segment TCGCCACGTTGTCGTTGCCCTGACTGACGGCCGTGAAGGCGGAGCCGTTGACCTGGGCGGTGCTGCTCTGGTTCGAGGCACCGGAACCGACGGCCTGCTGCTGCGAGGTGGCCGAGTTGCCGAAGTTGTCCCCGCCGACGCCGCTTCCGACCACACCCGCCGTGGCACTCGCGGCCGTGGCGCTCGAGCCGTCCTCCGCGAGAGCGCCGCTCTCCGCCGCCGCGACGCCGGTGAAGAGGGCTGCCGCCAGCGGAAGGGCGGAGACGGCGGCGATGACGCGGGCGGTACGGATGCTTGCCATGTTGTGTTTCCTCCAGGACCGAGGACACACCGGCTCATGACCGCGTGTGTCCGATATACGGCTGTCACCAGGAAAGTCGGCCGACCGCCCCGGGCTGTACTCGACGTCGCAAGAGCAGGATTGCCCACCGAATAACCGCGAACCACCCCTGAAGCCATCATTCGCACGCAAGCGTGAGGACAAGTCAATAAACCCCTACCGAACCCCTAATCCATCCTCTCCGCTCGAAAAGGGCACCTCGCATCAAGCCCCACAAGAGGTGAAGCGTTTCGGCACACTTCCCGCCGCCCGCGCGAACCCCGGCGCGCCACCCCACCCCTCTTCCTTTCTTCGAACATACGTACGAACATAGAGGCATGGCCACCACCGACCGGCAGGCCACGGCGCCGGCCCTCGCACACGCCCTGTCCGCCGCCGAACGCGGACTGGCCGTCATCCCGCTGTCCCGGACGAAACTCCCCGCGCCGCGTTCCCCACACCGCGACGAACCCGATTCCCGTCCCGATCCCGCCATCCGCTGCCGCGGCGAGTGCGGCCGCCTCGGGCACGGTGTCCACGACGCCTCTGCCGACCCCGCCCGCATCCGCGCACTCTTCGCCGCCGCCCCCCAGGGCCACCGGCTACGGCATCGCCTGCGGACTGCCCGCGCACCACCTGATCGGCATCGACCTGGACACGAAGACCAGCACCGACCCCTCCGCCGCCCTGCGCGAACCGGCCCTGCGCCACCTGTTCACGATCCCCTCCACGGTGGTCGTCCTGACCCCCAGCGGCGGCCGCCACCTGTGGCTCAGTGGCCCGCCGGACGTCGTCGTCCCCAACTCCGCGAGCCGGCTCGCCCCCGGCATCGACGTCCGGGGCGCCGGCGGCTACCTGGTCGGCCCGGGCTCCCGACATCACCCGTCGCGGGGACCGTTTGCGTACGACCGCCCAGAGGGTGCGGTCGTACGAACTGGTGGCGAGGAGGCCGAAACGGTCGGCCGTGGCCACCGCGTCCAGCACCTCCCGCCACGACTGTGCGGAGAGTGTTTCCGGCACCTCCGCCTCGATGGCCGTGCAGTCGTCGCGCTCCTCCACGCGCGTGGCGGGCCCGACGGCCGATAACCGGGCCGCGACGGCCCCCGCGCGCTCCTTGGAAGCAGGCGCAGGACAGCCCTTCGATCAGCGGCGACCACTTCGAGTGAAGCTGATTAACCAGATCAGAGCTAGTGGACCAGCTTCTCCATATGCCTGAGCAACCGCCCTATCTCCGCATCGCCGACGAGCTACGGCGGCGGATCGCGGAGCACGAGTGGGAGCCGGGGGAACGACTCCCCTCCCGCGCCCAGATCGGCCAGGAATACGGCGTCGGTGACAACGTGGTGCGCCGGGCGCAGGAGTTGCTGATCTCCCAAGGTGTGCTCGAAGGCCGCGCCGGTTCCGGCACCTACGTCGCCGAGCCCCGACAGCGCGTGTGCGTGGTCCGGTCGTCCGCGCGGAATGGTGAGCAGCCCAGCGGCTCACCATTCCGCGCGGACATGAAGACCGTGGGCAGGCACGGGGACTGGGAGAGCCGGACCGAGGCCAAGGTCCCCGCCCCGGCGGAGATCGCTGCGCGGCTCGGTATCGCCGAAGGCGATCTGTGCGTACGGACCGCGTACGAGTTCCTCGCAGACGGGCGGCCGGTACAGCTG comes from the Streptomyces sp. KMM 9044 genome and includes:
- a CDS encoding GntR family transcriptional regulator gives rise to the protein MPEQPPYLRIADELRRRIAEHEWEPGERLPSRAQIGQEYGVGDNVVRRAQELLISQGVLEGRAGSGTYVAEPRQRVCVVRSSARNGEQPSGSPFRADMKTVGRHGDWESRTEAKVPAPAEIAARLGIAEGDLCVRTAYEFLADGRPVQLSTSWEPYDLTAGTLVVLPEGGPHAGAGVVNRMAAISITVSHAVEQPEPRRATAEEAPLLGIQKGSLVTHIRRTYYSDQGRPVETADIVVPAALCEIVYEIPNSR